A genomic window from Littorina saxatilis isolate snail1 unplaced genomic scaffold, US_GU_Lsax_2.0 scaffold_739, whole genome shotgun sequence includes:
- the LOC138954769 gene encoding uncharacterized protein isoform X1: MDHGGENLDVVALMNEHRGEGRGSAMQGRSDHNQRIERLWLDVWKDVVNPYHDLFTAMGTPQAEGGLGILNMDNPIHLWALHYVFLPRLNRSLQWIVEQKNHQPLRTERNITPLQLFFRGMLERRASTSTAVQDFWKGRSLQSIIEDHPLPDSR, encoded by the coding sequence ATGGACCATGGTGGCGAGAATCTGGATGTCGTCGCCCTCATGAATGAACACAGGGGAGAAGGGAGAGGCAGTGCGATGCAAGGCCGCAGTGACCATAACCAAAGGATCGAGCGTCTCTGGCTCGACGTCTGGAAAGATGTGGTGAACCCTTACCATGACCTGTTTACTGCAATGGGAACACCACAGGCAGAAGGTGGTCTGGGGATACTGAACATGGACAATCCCATTCACTTGTGGGCCCTCCACTATGTTTTTCTGCCCAGGCTGAACCGGTCCCTACAGTGGATTGTGGAACAGAAGAACCACCAACCCCTGAGGACAGAGCGCAACATAACTCCCCTGCAGCTCTTCTTCAGGGGGATGCTGGAGAGACGAGCCAGCACATCCACAGCAGTACAGGACTTCTGGAAAGGGAGAAGCCTTCAATCGATAATCGAGGACCATCCTTTGCCAGACAGTCGTTAG